A genomic region of Pseudomonas sp. KU43P contains the following coding sequences:
- a CDS encoding SCO family protein has protein sequence MTGSWRVLLALSVFAASLHYWPIKPILQAQAQVPVKAEATPWGADYFPNTSLVTQDGKKVHFYDDLIKDKVVAINFIFTGCSDSCPVETARLRQVQKILGDRVGKDIFLYSISIDPYNDTPATLKRYAEKFGIGPGWTLLTGEPDDIEQLRRRLGLYIEGLENGRSKDHNLSLIIGNQATGRWMKASPFESPYILADRLGNSLHNWKQATVATNDYASAPQIRPPSSGEQIFRTRCSSCHTVGNIEPGQPGIGPDLLGVTAQRDPTWLVRWLKEPDRMLAEKDPLATLLFEQYKRLAMPNMRLGDAEVGALISYLEEETARLQAPLADRGKP, from the coding sequence ATGACCGGCTCATGGCGTGTTCTGCTCGCACTGTCCGTATTCGCCGCCAGCCTGCATTACTGGCCGATCAAGCCGATTCTGCAGGCGCAAGCCCAGGTGCCGGTCAAGGCCGAAGCCACACCCTGGGGCGCCGACTACTTCCCCAACACCTCGCTGGTGACCCAGGACGGCAAGAAAGTGCACTTCTACGACGACCTGATCAAGGACAAGGTCGTCGCCATCAACTTCATCTTCACGGGTTGCTCCGACTCCTGCCCGGTGGAAACCGCCCGCCTGCGCCAGGTGCAGAAAATCCTCGGTGACCGCGTAGGCAAGGACATCTTCCTCTACTCCATCAGCATCGACCCCTACAACGACACCCCGGCCACCCTCAAGCGCTATGCCGAGAAATTCGGCATCGGCCCCGGCTGGACCTTGCTCACCGGCGAGCCCGATGACATCGAACAACTGCGCCGGCGCCTCGGCTTATATATAGAAGGCCTGGAAAACGGCCGCTCGAAAGACCACAACCTGAGCCTGATCATCGGCAACCAAGCCACCGGCCGCTGGATGAAGGCCTCGCCCTTCGAAAGCCCCTATATCCTCGCCGACCGCCTCGGCAACAGCCTGCACAACTGGAAGCAGGCCACCGTGGCCACCAACGACTACGCCAGTGCACCGCAGATTCGCCCGCCCAGCAGTGGCGAACAGATCTTCCGCACCCGCTGCTCGTCCTGCCATACGGTGGGCAACATCGAGCCCGGGCAGCCCGGTATCGGCCCCGACCTGCTGGGCGTGACCGCACAACGCGACCCCACCTGGCTAGTGCGCTGGCTGAAGGAGCCGGACCGGATGCTGGCGGAAAAAGACCCGCTGGCCACCTTGCTCTTCGAGCAATACAAGCGCCTGGCCATGCCCAACATGCGCCTGGGCGATGCCGAGGTGGGGGCCTTGATCAGCTATCTCGAAGAGGAGACGGCGCGGCTGCAGGCGCCCCTGGCTGACCGGGGAAAACCTTAG
- a CDS encoding EAL domain-containing protein, which produces MIRRSLSSTGLLRLLILMLCAATLTFLWGLHFSQKAAARQDALSAKAAEHLNLASLVAENLRQLVDRAQAVGRVTQNDMNMLRQDNLNLARLLAEDPVFKRMSLYDRQGRLLSASHGDASTELPADWLQQLSLHVAHYGFKPLLPRITPDTNPAPVPNWRLPFLLPLTNLPGREIERILVVQVDIGYLAVLFQHIDLGSSGLMRVLQDDGEERLRIDSSGVVVADDSFEPGLQGRDNASGLLTQYAAGTPYQSLYRRVAERGFSVVVSQRYDEILAPCALAYSRQFWLNLSMTLMILASLAWTLRLLRKRQEAFSALEQAQQVNQQLIGRLEDEHRRSSQAAATDHLSGLHNRRQFVEVAGQALTRQRGKRQLMAILFIDMDRFKSINDSLGHKIGDLLLQAVAGRIQRLLEPGDEASRFGGDEFVVLLAGERSEEQINAWVRNLVHKLCATYALDGQEVNTSPSVGVSICPRDGQEIDSLIRFADAAMYSAKQAGRAQYRFFDPSLNLCDIQAFTLEQAFGSALAGRQFVLHYQPQIRLDTHRVLGYEALVRWDHPEFGLLYPDRFIDLAERSGFIIELGWEVLRLACEELARWAAQGRDSRLAVNVSAMQLRQGDFSTRLLAKLQGHGIAPQRLELEITETTILDPEGTAVEHLQRLRAAGLGISLDDFGRGYAGFAHLQSLPLSKLKIDRSLIAPLSNSYDDSPIVSSTIILAKRLGLEVVAEGVETREQVVCLKLAGCDIAQGYHFSRPLSPAQLRDYPPFNGVEEKSCVL; this is translated from the coding sequence GTGATACGCCGTTCGCTCTCCTCCACAGGCCTCCTGCGCCTGTTGATCTTGATGCTCTGCGCCGCCACCCTGACCTTTCTTTGGGGGCTGCATTTCAGCCAGAAGGCTGCCGCGCGTCAGGATGCACTGTCGGCCAAGGCGGCCGAACACCTCAACTTGGCCAGCCTGGTTGCCGAAAACCTGCGTCAACTGGTAGACCGCGCACAGGCTGTGGGCCGAGTCACCCAGAACGACATGAATATGCTGCGCCAGGACAACCTCAACCTGGCCCGCCTGCTCGCCGAAGACCCGGTATTCAAGCGCATGAGCCTGTACGACCGCCAAGGCCGGCTGCTGTCGGCAAGCCACGGTGACGCATCCACGGAACTGCCCGCCGACTGGCTGCAGCAACTGAGCCTGCACGTCGCCCATTACGGCTTCAAACCGCTACTGCCGCGCATCACGCCGGACACCAACCCCGCCCCCGTGCCGAACTGGCGCCTGCCATTCCTGCTACCCCTGACCAACCTGCCCGGCCGCGAGATCGAGCGCATACTCGTGGTGCAGGTCGACATCGGTTACCTGGCTGTGCTGTTCCAGCACATCGATCTGGGCAGCAGCGGGCTGATGCGTGTATTGCAGGACGACGGCGAAGAGCGCCTGCGCATCGACAGCAGCGGCGTGGTGGTGGCAGACGACAGCTTCGAGCCTGGCCTGCAGGGCCGCGACAACGCTTCCGGGCTACTTACCCAGTACGCCGCCGGCACCCCCTACCAGAGCCTGTACCGACGGGTCGCCGAACGTGGTTTCAGCGTGGTAGTCAGCCAACGCTACGACGAGATCCTTGCGCCCTGCGCGCTTGCCTACTCGCGTCAGTTCTGGCTGAACCTGAGCATGACCCTGATGATCCTCGCCAGCCTGGCCTGGACCTTGCGCCTGCTGCGCAAGCGCCAGGAGGCCTTCAGCGCCCTGGAGCAGGCGCAGCAGGTCAACCAGCAATTGATCGGGCGCCTGGAGGACGAACACCGGCGCAGTAGCCAGGCCGCTGCCACCGACCACCTCAGCGGCCTGCACAACCGCCGTCAGTTCGTCGAGGTGGCAGGCCAAGCACTGACCCGGCAACGCGGCAAACGCCAGCTCATGGCGATCCTGTTCATCGACATGGACCGCTTCAAGTCGATCAACGACTCCCTCGGCCACAAGATCGGCGACCTGCTGCTGCAGGCCGTGGCGGGTCGCATCCAGCGCCTGCTGGAGCCGGGTGATGAAGCGTCACGCTTTGGCGGCGACGAGTTCGTCGTACTGCTGGCCGGCGAGCGCAGCGAAGAACAGATCAACGCCTGGGTGCGCAACCTGGTGCACAAACTATGTGCCACCTATGCCCTCGACGGCCAGGAGGTCAACACCAGCCCCAGTGTCGGCGTCAGCATCTGCCCGCGTGACGGCCAGGAAATCGACAGCCTGATTCGTTTTGCCGATGCTGCCATGTATTCCGCCAAGCAGGCCGGGCGGGCCCAGTATCGATTTTTCGACCCGTCGCTGAACCTCTGCGACATCCAGGCCTTCACCCTCGAGCAAGCCTTTGGCAGCGCGCTGGCCGGGCGCCAGTTCGTGCTTCACTACCAGCCGCAAATTCGCCTTGATACCCACCGCGTGCTGGGCTACGAAGCGCTGGTGCGCTGGGACCACCCCGAGTTCGGGCTGCTCTACCCGGACCGGTTCATCGACCTGGCCGAACGCAGCGGCTTCATCATCGAGCTGGGTTGGGAGGTGCTGCGTCTGGCCTGTGAAGAGTTGGCCCGGTGGGCCGCCCAGGGCCGTGACAGTCGCCTGGCGGTGAATGTATCGGCCATGCAATTGCGTCAGGGCGATTTCAGCACCCGCCTGCTGGCCAAGTTGCAAGGGCATGGCATTGCCCCGCAACGGCTGGAGCTGGAAATCACCGAAACCACCATCCTCGACCCGGAAGGCACTGCCGTCGAGCATCTGCAACGCCTGCGCGCAGCGGGCCTTGGCATCAGCCTGGACGACTTCGGCCGCGGTTATGCCGGGTTCGCCCACCTGCAGTCGCTGCCGTTGAGCAAGCTGAAAATCGACCGCTCGCTGATCGCGCCGCTATCCAACAGTTACGACGACAGCCCGATCGTCTCCTCCACCATCATTCTGGCCAAGCGCCTGGGCCTGGAGGTGGTGGCCGAAGGGGTCGAAACCCGCGAGCAGGTGGTGTGCCTGAAGCTGGCCGGCTGCGACATCGCCCAGGGCTACCACTTCAGCCGGCCGTTGTCGCCGGCGCAGTTGCGTGACTACCCGCCCTTCAACGGTGTCGAGGAAAAGTCATGCGTGTTGTGA
- a CDS encoding site-specific integrase — protein MSPSDTDASTMTDIERYVRAATRDNTRRSYQAAIEHFEAHWGGFLPATADSIARYLADHAEQHAVSTLRQRLAALSQWHISQGFPDPTKAPLVRQVLRGIRTLHPTPPRQAAPLLLQHLQTAVERFEEEARMAREQHDLPGLRRARRDAALLLLGFWRGFRGDELARLRIEHIQAEAGVGITLFLPRSKGDREALGVQHRTPALKALCPVTAYLQWIEVAGIAHGPVFRKLDRWGNLGDDALNSNSLVGLLRRMLERAGVPAALYTGHSLRRGFATWATANGWELKSLMSYVGWKDAKSALRYIDSAQRFGELAVLPASSDQRLIP, from the coding sequence GTGTCGCCATCAGACACCGACGCCTCCACCATGACCGACATCGAGCGCTACGTCCGCGCTGCCACCCGTGACAACACCCGGCGCAGCTACCAGGCTGCCATCGAGCACTTCGAGGCGCACTGGGGCGGTTTCCTGCCGGCCACTGCCGACAGCATCGCCCGCTACCTGGCCGACCACGCCGAACAGCACGCGGTCAGCACCCTGCGTCAACGCCTGGCGGCGCTCAGCCAGTGGCACATCAGCCAGGGCTTCCCCGACCCGACCAAGGCCCCCTTGGTACGCCAGGTGCTGCGCGGCATCCGTACCCTGCATCCAACCCCGCCCAGGCAGGCCGCGCCGCTGCTGTTGCAGCACCTGCAAACTGCCGTGGAACGTTTCGAAGAAGAGGCCCGCATGGCACGCGAGCAGCACGACCTGCCCGGCCTGCGCCGCGCCCGACGCGACGCCGCATTGCTGCTACTGGGTTTCTGGCGGGGTTTTCGGGGAGACGAGCTGGCGCGCCTGCGCATCGAGCATATCCAGGCCGAAGCCGGTGTCGGCATCACCCTGTTTCTGCCACGCAGCAAGGGCGACCGTGAGGCACTTGGCGTGCAGCACCGCACACCGGCGCTCAAGGCGCTGTGCCCGGTCACGGCTTATCTGCAGTGGATCGAAGTCGCAGGCATTGCCCACGGCCCGGTGTTTCGCAAGCTCGACCGCTGGGGCAACCTCGGCGACGACGCGCTCAACAGCAACAGCCTGGTCGGCCTGCTGCGGCGTATGCTCGAACGAGCTGGCGTGCCTGCCGCGTTGTACACCGGCCACTCCCTGCGCCGTGGCTTTGCTACCTGGGCGACGGCCAACGGCTGGGAACTGAAGTCGTTGATGAGCTATGTGGGCTGGAAGGACGCCAAGTCAGCGTTACGCTACATCGACTCGGCGCAGCGCTTCGGCGAGCTTGCCGTGTTACCCGCCAGCTCGGATCAACGCCTCATTCCTTGA
- a CDS encoding SMP-30/gluconolactonase/LRE family protein: MWGVTLPPEELKPEWVTPGVLYLASGLCRDTGYILRASNGQFTATRFSENSGVSYPRDLARVEAASLAEVAERWSRIKECHYLPYKVANARTDLGESPVWDARSGALYFVDITGGRIHRLQAEGEVEVLYESAARIGALALTDQGNLIFTEDASVAILDVMPGKVRQYSASVHHRSSYRFNDGACDPQGRFVTGLMDEAPSGKTGALFRFNGELHDEVIHDGLALPNGLAWSQDGKTVFFVDSVSRSIYSAEYLEEGRLEHVTLFAETPAELGRPDGIALDREGGLWVCQFNGSCLLRYDRHGHLTDQVVMPVPRPTSCCFGGPAMDTLYITTARVGMSPAELRHYPDAGDLYAIRPEIGGIARFAFKE; encoded by the coding sequence ATGTGGGGCGTGACCCTGCCGCCCGAGGAACTCAAGCCCGAGTGGGTGACCCCGGGTGTGCTCTACCTGGCCAGCGGGCTGTGCCGCGACACCGGTTACATCCTGCGCGCCAGCAACGGCCAGTTCACCGCCACCCGCTTCAGCGAGAACAGCGGCGTCAGCTACCCGCGTGACCTGGCGCGGGTCGAAGCTGCCAGCCTGGCCGAAGTGGCCGAGCGCTGGAGCCGCATCAAGGAATGTCATTACTTGCCGTACAAAGTTGCCAATGCTCGCACCGACCTTGGTGAGAGCCCGGTCTGGGATGCCCGCAGCGGCGCACTCTACTTCGTCGACATCACCGGTGGCCGCATCCACCGGCTGCAGGCGGAAGGCGAGGTCGAGGTGCTGTACGAATCCGCAGCACGCATCGGTGCCCTGGCGCTGACCGACCAGGGCAACCTGATCTTCACCGAAGACGCCAGCGTCGCCATTCTCGATGTGATGCCGGGCAAGGTGCGGCAGTATTCCGCCTCGGTGCATCACCGTTCCAGCTACCGTTTCAACGACGGCGCCTGTGATCCTCAAGGGCGCTTCGTCACGGGCCTGATGGACGAAGCACCCAGCGGCAAGACGGGAGCGTTGTTCCGTTTCAACGGCGAGCTGCACGATGAAGTGATCCACGATGGCCTGGCATTGCCGAACGGGCTGGCCTGGTCGCAGGACGGCAAGACCGTGTTCTTCGTCGACTCGGTCAGCCGCTCGATCTACAGCGCCGAGTACCTGGAAGAGGGCCGCCTGGAGCATGTCACGCTGTTCGCCGAGACACCGGCGGAACTGGGCCGCCCCGATGGCATCGCGCTGGACCGTGAAGGTGGGTTGTGGGTTTGTCAGTTCAATGGCAGCTGCCTGCTGCGGTACGACCGCCACGGTCACCTGACCGACCAGGTAGTGATGCCTGTGCCGCGCCCGACCAGTTGCTGTTTCGGTGGCCCGGCCATGGATACGCTGTACATCACCACGGCACGGGTGGGCATGTCGCCTGCAGAACTGCGTCACTACCCCGATGCCGGTGACCTGTATGCAATTCGCCCGGAAATAGGCGGCATCGCACGCTTTGCGTTCAAGGAATGA
- a CDS encoding LysR family transcriptional regulator, whose translation MIETRLLRQFIAVAEELHFHKAAIRLHMAQPPLSQAINRLEEKLGFSLFLRNKRGVKLTAAGMAFLETAYRTLKELEQGIEYARNVSEGICGKLTITAISIAYYESLLTTLKKFREIYPNVRLTIREMPSASQAKALMAGEADIGFMRKLPMPPDTIESRLLLNEQIIMALPSSHPKANHAMVDLRDFAEEDFVFTPQALGSGYHSQLIALCESAGFYPKVVQEAAQIHTLIGLVACGFGVALVPESIAYSTLRDRVQFRPIRPIKDQPTPTMGLYMNWNIQNASPALGSFISMLDLGAPRRFADTIQNPVILDGSERPELHR comes from the coding sequence ATGATCGAGACACGTTTGCTCAGGCAGTTCATTGCCGTGGCCGAGGAGCTGCACTTTCACAAGGCAGCCATCCGCCTGCACATGGCGCAGCCACCCCTGAGCCAGGCGATCAACCGACTCGAAGAGAAGCTGGGCTTCAGCCTGTTCCTGCGCAACAAACGTGGGGTCAAGCTCACCGCAGCCGGCATGGCGTTCCTGGAAACCGCCTACCGCACGCTCAAGGAGCTGGAGCAAGGCATCGAATATGCGCGCAACGTTTCCGAAGGCATCTGCGGCAAGCTGACCATCACCGCCATCTCCATCGCCTACTACGAGTCATTGCTCACCACCCTGAAGAAATTCCGCGAAATCTACCCGAACGTGCGGCTGACCATTCGCGAGATGCCCTCGGCCTCCCAGGCCAAGGCGTTGATGGCAGGTGAAGCGGACATCGGTTTCATGCGCAAGCTGCCCATGCCACCGGACACCATCGAATCACGCCTGTTGCTCAACGAGCAGATCATCATGGCCCTGCCCAGCAGCCACCCCAAAGCCAACCATGCCATGGTCGACCTACGCGATTTTGCCGAAGAAGACTTTGTGTTCACCCCGCAAGCGCTGGGCAGCGGCTACCACAGCCAACTCATCGCCCTATGCGAGTCGGCCGGTTTCTACCCCAAGGTGGTGCAGGAAGCGGCGCAGATACACACGCTGATCGGCCTGGTGGCCTGTGGCTTCGGCGTCGCTCTGGTGCCGGAGTCGATTGCCTACTCCACCTTGCGCGACCGCGTGCAGTTCCGCCCGATCCGGCCGATCAAGGACCAACCCACGCCGACCATGGGCCTGTACATGAACTGGAACATCCAGAACGCCTCCCCGGCCCTGGGCAGTTTCATTTCCATGCTTGATCTGGGCGCGCCACGGCGCTTCGCCGACACCATCCAGAACCCGGTGATCCTGGATGGCAGCGAACGGCCTGAACTACACCGTTAG
- the asnB gene encoding asparagine synthase (glutamine-hydrolyzing), with the protein MCGITGWVDYTRDLTQAGQAIGAMTDTLALRGPDASGIWQHRHALLGHRRLAIIDLSGGVQPMTYRCASGEEITLVYTGEVYNHDALRERLRLAGHQFQTRSDTEVVLHAYLEWGEQCCEQLTGMFAFAVFDGRDGHFLLVRDRLGVKPLYYARHQQGVLFGSEIKAILAHPAFSRSLDVVGLVDALSLSRGTVRTALRGVDELPPGHRLSWRPNGQPKISRYWQLQRREHQDDLETTVQRTRELLGKALGEQLYADVPVCSLLSGGLDSTALTAMAQQRLGAAQGGKVNSFSVDFVGQAEQFQSDAFRPERDQPYALAAAEYIGSQHQTILIDNRELVADDARLAVYRANDSAATFGDVDTSLYLLFKAIRAHSTVAISGEAADEVFGGYAWFRDPEAVSASRFPWLSRMQLLQPGLINPEFNRLCDFAQYQDSCYHQALDRVEHLAGDSPQERRMRELCHMHLQRWLPILLDRKDRLSMAASLEVRVPFTDHELVEYVYNVPWAIKGKGGEEKWLLKQACAELLPPAVLQRRKSPYPTSANLAYEQFLRGRVRQLLEEAGSPVFQVIDRARLAAELQQPAGYFNSQLRRNNLETALALATWLREYRLTV; encoded by the coding sequence ATGTGCGGAATCACAGGTTGGGTGGACTACACCCGCGACTTGACCCAAGCCGGCCAGGCCATCGGCGCCATGACCGATACCCTGGCCCTGCGCGGGCCGGACGCCAGCGGCATCTGGCAGCACCGCCATGCCCTTCTGGGCCACCGGCGGCTGGCGATCATCGACCTCAGTGGCGGTGTGCAGCCCATGACCTACCGCTGCGCCAGTGGCGAGGAGATCACCCTGGTCTATACCGGCGAGGTCTACAACCACGATGCCCTGCGTGAGCGCCTGCGCCTGGCCGGCCATCAGTTCCAAACCCGCAGCGACACCGAAGTGGTGCTGCATGCCTATCTGGAATGGGGCGAGCAGTGCTGCGAGCAACTGACCGGAATGTTTGCGTTCGCCGTGTTCGACGGGCGCGATGGCCACTTCCTGCTGGTACGGGATCGTCTGGGGGTCAAGCCGCTGTATTACGCCCGGCATCAACAGGGAGTGCTGTTCGGCTCGGAGATCAAGGCGATTCTGGCTCATCCGGCGTTCAGCCGTTCGCTGGATGTAGTGGGCCTGGTGGATGCGCTAAGCCTCTCTCGAGGCACCGTGCGCACGGCCCTGCGCGGGGTCGATGAGCTGCCGCCGGGGCATCGGCTGTCCTGGCGGCCCAACGGCCAGCCGAAGATCAGCCGCTATTGGCAACTGCAGCGGCGCGAACACCAGGACGACCTGGAAACGACGGTGCAGCGCACCCGCGAGCTGCTCGGCAAGGCGTTGGGCGAGCAGCTTTACGCCGATGTGCCGGTGTGCTCGCTGCTTTCCGGGGGGCTGGACTCCACCGCCCTGACCGCCATGGCGCAACAGCGCCTGGGTGCGGCACAGGGCGGCAAGGTCAATTCGTTCTCGGTGGATTTCGTCGGCCAGGCCGAGCAGTTCCAGAGCGATGCGTTCCGCCCGGAGCGGGACCAGCCCTATGCCTTGGCCGCCGCCGAATACATCGGCAGCCAGCACCAGACCATCCTCATCGACAACCGCGAACTGGTGGCCGATGACGCACGCCTGGCGGTGTACCGGGCCAATGACTCGGCGGCCACCTTCGGCGATGTGGACACCTCGCTGTACCTGCTGTTCAAGGCCATCCGCGCGCATTCCACGGTGGCCATCTCTGGCGAGGCGGCGGACGAGGTATTCGGCGGCTACGCGTGGTTCCGCGATCCCGAGGCAGTGTCAGCGTCGCGCTTTCCGTGGCTGTCGCGCATGCAGTTGCTGCAGCCGGGGCTGATCAACCCCGAGTTCAACCGCCTGTGCGACTTCGCCCAGTATCAGGACAGTTGCTACCACCAGGCGCTGGACCGCGTCGAGCACCTGGCTGGCGACAGCCCGCAGGAGCGGCGCATGCGCGAGCTCTGCCACATGCACCTGCAGCGCTGGCTGCCGATCCTGCTCGACCGCAAAGACCGCCTGAGCATGGCCGCCAGCCTGGAAGTGCGGGTGCCGTTCACCGACCATGAATTGGTGGAGTACGTGTACAACGTGCCCTGGGCGATCAAGGGCAAGGGCGGGGAGGAGAAGTGGCTGCTCAAGCAGGCCTGCGCCGAACTCCTGCCGCCTGCGGTGCTGCAGCGGCGCAAGAGCCCGTACCCGACCTCGGCGAACCTTGCGTATGAGCAGTTCTTGCGCGGGCGGGTGCGGCAATTGCTGGAGGAGGCGGGCAGCCCGGTGTTCCAGGTCATCGACCGGGCCCGCCTGGCGGCCGAGCTGCAACAGCCTGCGGGGTATTTCAACTCGCAACTGCGGCGCAACAACCTGGAAACGGCGCTGGCCCTGGCCACCTGGCTGCGCGAGTACCGCCTAACGGTGTAG
- a CDS encoding amidase has translation MTHADTQATIADYLAHCGADASTGREQPEYLGLSLRKRHELLQRTPALAAEWADQYTQWSVHADSHYRCLTSTRPVEAPWFRLGVKDTVDVAGLPTRLGLRSYRHYPQRSAEALTFLDPRIALTSKVATTELNIAFGAGCRNPHFPTIDPSGSSTGSAVSVAAGLCDISLGTDVLGSVRWPASHCGMVGLRMTQKAASLAGVFPLSPRMDALGWVTRSADDLDLLLPLLGLEPLLGQQQPLKDRYRVAVLEHALDPTLTSPAMLDMLGQARSALADLGMAPGEVAMPELWACRGDAWQLCARDAWLASAAWARRFDSELHWSTLSALKVGEGVSDSDYQRIHQRMDAIRDGIDAWFDAAQLDFVVFPMDPNRPFDRRNPQPGDSTIPSPADQGYSQKISFTPLASFSGLPAITVPICLSADGKAPLAVQIMGRRDSERQLVDIAKRLQALTGLLPTRRLQV, from the coding sequence ATGACCCACGCTGATACCCAAGCCACCATCGCCGATTACCTCGCCCACTGCGGCGCCGACGCCAGCACCGGCCGCGAGCAGCCCGAATACCTGGGGCTGAGCCTGCGCAAGCGCCATGAACTGTTGCAACGCACCCCGGCGCTGGCCGCCGAGTGGGCGGACCAGTACACGCAATGGTCGGTGCATGCCGACAGCCACTACCGTTGCCTGACCAGCACCCGCCCGGTCGAGGCACCGTGGTTTCGCCTGGGCGTCAAGGACACGGTGGACGTCGCCGGGCTGCCGACTCGCCTGGGGCTGCGCAGCTACCGCCACTACCCGCAACGCAGCGCCGAGGCACTGACCTTCCTCGACCCGCGCATCGCGCTGACCAGCAAGGTCGCCACCACCGAGCTGAACATCGCCTTTGGCGCGGGCTGCCGCAACCCGCATTTCCCGACCATCGACCCGTCGGGTTCCAGCACCGGTTCTGCGGTGTCGGTGGCGGCGGGCCTCTGTGATATTTCCCTGGGCACGGACGTGCTGGGTTCAGTGCGCTGGCCTGCGTCCCACTGCGGCATGGTCGGCCTGCGCATGACCCAGAAGGCCGCGAGCCTGGCCGGAGTGTTCCCGTTGTCGCCACGGATGGACGCCCTGGGCTGGGTGACCCGCAGTGCCGATGACCTCGACCTGCTGCTGCCACTGCTGGGCCTGGAGCCGTTGCTCGGCCAGCAACAGCCGCTCAAGGACCGCTACCGTGTTGCCGTGCTGGAGCACGCCCTGGACCCGACACTGACCAGCCCGGCCATGCTCGACATGCTCGGCCAGGCGCGCAGCGCGCTGGCCGACCTTGGCATGGCGCCAGGTGAAGTCGCGATGCCCGAGCTGTGGGCCTGCCGTGGCGACGCTTGGCAGCTCTGCGCGCGCGACGCCTGGTTGGCCTCGGCGGCTTGGGCGCGACGTTTCGATAGCGAGCTGCACTGGTCGACCCTCAGCGCGCTCAAGGTGGGCGAGGGCGTCAGCGACAGTGACTACCAGCGCATTCACCAGCGCATGGACGCTATCCGTGACGGTATCGATGCCTGGTTCGACGCGGCACAGCTGGATTTCGTGGTGTTCCCGATGGACCCCAACCGCCCCTTCGATCGACGCAATCCGCAGCCCGGCGACTCCACCATCCCGTCGCCGGCCGATCAGGGGTACTCGCAGAAGATCAGTTTCACCCCGCTGGCCAGCTTCAGCGGGCTGCCGGCGATCACCGTACCGATCTGCCTGAGCGCCGATGGCAAGGCGCCGTTGGCCGTGCAGATCATGGGCCGGCGCGACAGCGAGCGGCAGCTGGTGGATATCGCCAAACGCCTGCAAGCCCTGACCGGCCTGCTGCCAACCCGCCGTCTTCAGGTTTAA
- a CDS encoding acyl-CoA synthetase — MNAEHLFTTSGSTGAPRQWLRSLAQMECEAALILRRWAPDAREILAFAPASHSYGRILGEVGARVLNARLQRCSLEQQRLPALDGEGPCVILAIASTWRLLPALLARLAPARSVLVIHSASLLPPGALATVLRHAGPQVRFVELLGSTETGAMAFRELDAHSTAEQAWTLLDDVSLLSPPGQPCALEIASPRIAREAGQARAPASHRCDDQVLVLGEGRFQWLGRASSLIKVNGLRLDLARLASELGQRLDCPSLACVAIRDGLRGEAFEVLFSSATLSERAVLDAFTQLPCGHPRPVAVRRVNHLPLSATGKPQPWAATTAVKEYTHDPR; from the coding sequence GTGAACGCCGAGCATCTGTTTACCACCTCCGGCTCCACGGGCGCGCCGCGCCAATGGCTGCGCAGCCTGGCTCAGATGGAGTGCGAGGCGGCGCTGATTCTTCGCCGCTGGGCGCCCGACGCGCGGGAGATCCTGGCGTTTGCGCCGGCCAGCCACAGCTACGGCAGGATCCTCGGCGAAGTCGGTGCCCGGGTGCTCAACGCACGCCTGCAACGCTGCTCGCTGGAGCAGCAGCGGCTACCGGCGCTCGATGGCGAGGGGCCGTGCGTGATCCTCGCCATCGCCAGCACCTGGCGCCTGCTGCCGGCGTTGCTGGCACGGCTTGCGCCTGCGCGCTCAGTGCTGGTGATCCACAGCGCCTCGCTGCTGCCGCCTGGCGCCCTGGCCACGGTCCTGCGCCATGCGGGGCCACAGGTTCGCTTCGTCGAATTGCTGGGCTCGACGGAAACGGGCGCCATGGCTTTTCGCGAGCTGGATGCACACAGCACTGCCGAGCAGGCCTGGACACTGCTGGACGATGTCAGCTTGCTCAGCCCGCCCGGGCAGCCTTGCGCTCTGGAAATCGCCAGCCCGCGTATCGCCCGCGAAGCTGGCCAGGCCCGTGCACCGGCCAGTCACCGCTGCGATGACCAGGTGCTGGTGCTGGGCGAGGGCCGTTTCCAGTGGCTGGGCCGGGCCAGCAGCCTGATCAAGGTAAACGGCCTGCGTCTGGACCTGGCCCGCCTGGCCAGCGAACTTGGCCAGCGCCTGGATTGCCCCTCGCTGGCCTGTGTCGCCATCCGCGATGGGCTGCGCGGCGAAGCCTTCGAGGTGCTGTTCAGCTCCGCCACGCTGAGTGAGCGTGCGGTGCTGGATGCCTTTACCCAATTGCCCTGCGGCCATCCACGGCCGGTCGCGGTGCGCCGCGTCAACCACCTGCCTCTATCCGCCACCGGCAAACCTCAGCCGTGGGCGGCCACAACCGCTGTCAAGGAATACACCCATGACCCACGCTGA